From the genome of Pseudomonas yamanorum, one region includes:
- a CDS encoding YkgJ family cysteine cluster protein, whose product MTNIPHTQIAEPAVTCSTCAACCCQLEVMLITDTGVPDRFIDTDDWGGEVMLRLDDGWCAALDRDTMMCTIYEKRPLICREFEMGAPECIDERQGLATVYR is encoded by the coding sequence ATGACCAACATCCCCCACACGCAAATCGCCGAACCCGCCGTCACCTGCTCCACCTGCGCCGCGTGCTGCTGCCAGTTGGAAGTCATGCTGATCACCGACACCGGCGTGCCTGACCGCTTTATCGATACCGACGATTGGGGCGGCGAAGTCATGCTGCGCCTGGATGATGGCTGGTGCGCGGCGCTGGATCGCGACACGATGATGTGCACGATTTATGAGAAGCGACCGCTGATCTGCCGGGAGTTCGAGATGGGCGCACCGGAGTGCATCGATGAGCGCCAGGGGCTTGCGACGGTGTATCGCTGA
- a CDS encoding YbgA family protein: MPTTGKPKIAISACLLGENVRFNGGHKQSQLCSQTLADYFDFVPLCPEVAIGLGIPREPIRLVGDPLNPQAVGTVHRELNVTQPLDDYARQMAAEHTDLCGYIFMQKSPSCGLERVKVYQDNGMPIDGGGRGIYAQAFCARHPNLPVEEDGRLNDPVLRENFLTRVFVYATWQQLLAEGLTRHRLLEFHSRYKYLLMAHSPVHYKSLGNLLGSMPKDVDLDTLAAGYFSELMTALSKCATRGTHTNVLQHISGYLKQAISAEDKQEVQTLIGQYRQGIVPLVVPLTLLKHHFRQHPDRYIAQQAYLQPHPENLSLRNAI, encoded by the coding sequence CTGCCCACCACCGGAAAACCAAAAATCGCCATCAGCGCCTGCCTGTTGGGCGAGAACGTGCGCTTCAACGGCGGGCACAAACAATCTCAACTGTGCAGCCAGACCCTCGCCGATTATTTCGACTTCGTGCCGCTTTGCCCTGAGGTCGCCATCGGCCTGGGCATTCCCCGTGAGCCGATTCGGCTGGTGGGCGACCCGCTTAACCCCCAGGCCGTCGGCACCGTGCACCGCGAGCTCAACGTAACCCAACCGCTGGACGATTACGCTCGGCAAATGGCCGCCGAACACACCGACCTCTGCGGCTACATCTTCATGCAGAAATCGCCGTCCTGCGGCCTGGAGCGGGTCAAGGTCTATCAAGACAACGGCATGCCCATCGACGGCGGCGGACGCGGTATCTACGCCCAGGCGTTTTGCGCGCGTCACCCCAACCTGCCGGTGGAAGAAGACGGTCGGCTGAACGACCCGGTGCTGCGGGAAAATTTCCTGACCCGGGTGTTCGTCTACGCCACTTGGCAGCAGCTCCTCGCCGAAGGCCTGACCCGTCACCGCCTGCTGGAATTTCACTCGCGCTACAAATACCTGCTGATGGCCCACAGCCCCGTGCATTACAAAAGCCTGGGCAACCTGCTGGGCAGCATGCCCAAGGACGTCGACCTCGACACCTTGGCCGCCGGTTATTTCAGCGAACTGATGACCGCCCTGAGCAAGTGCGCCACCCGTGGCACCCACACCAATGTGCTGCAACACATCAGCGGCTACCTCAAGCAAGCCATCAGCGCCGAAGACAAACAGGAAGTGCAGACCCTCATCGGCCAATACCGCCAGGGCATCGTCCCGCTGGTGGTGCCGCTGACGCTGCTCAAGCACCACTTTCGCCAGCACCCGGACCGCTACATCGCGCAGCAGGCCTACCTGCAACCGCACCCGGAAAACCTCAGCCTGCGTAATGCGATTTAA
- a CDS encoding SAM-dependent methyltransferase has product MKSPSLSVKSNRLNVNGMTAALLRKAVLRQLGQLRHGQLVVIEDGERQVFGAREAHLLGEIQILDSAVWGLVAANGSIGAGEAFIHGYWSSPDLTAVVRVMVSNLDVLDALEGGLAKLARPFTQGLHWLNRNTRKGSQKNIAAHYDLGNDLFEEFLDPTMMYSAAQFLTADDTLEQAQLNKLERICQKLALKPSDHLLEIGTGWGSMAIYAAQQYGCKVTTTTLSKEQFAYTEKRIEALGLQNQVTLLLEDYRDLSGQYDKLVSIEMIEAVGHRFLPTYFKQCAQLLKSNGLMLLQAITIREQRYEQAKSSVDFIQRYIFPGGALPCVQKMLEIVSRDTDMNLLHMEDFGLHYARTLRLWHENFRRAHSRLTEMGYDEYFLRLWEFYLCYCEGGFMERTIGTAQMLLAKPAALTQPLLGRFDA; this is encoded by the coding sequence ATGAAATCCCCTAGCTTATCGGTCAAATCCAATCGCTTGAACGTCAACGGCATGACCGCCGCACTGCTGCGCAAAGCGGTGCTGCGCCAGCTCGGCCAACTGCGCCACGGCCAGTTGGTGGTGATTGAGGACGGTGAGCGACAAGTCTTCGGCGCACGGGAAGCGCACCTGCTGGGGGAAATCCAGATCCTCGATTCGGCCGTGTGGGGGCTGGTGGCAGCCAACGGTTCCATCGGCGCAGGCGAGGCATTTATTCATGGCTACTGGAGCAGCCCCGACCTGACGGCCGTGGTGCGGGTGATGGTCAGCAACCTCGACGTGCTGGATGCACTGGAAGGTGGCCTGGCCAAACTCGCGCGGCCCTTCACCCAAGGCCTGCACTGGCTCAACCGCAACACGCGTAAGGGCTCGCAGAAGAACATCGCCGCCCACTACGACCTGGGCAATGACCTGTTCGAAGAATTCCTCGACCCGACCATGATGTATTCGGCCGCACAGTTCCTCACCGCCGACGACACCCTGGAACAGGCACAGTTGAACAAGCTGGAGCGCATCTGCCAGAAGCTCGCGCTGAAACCGTCCGACCACCTGCTGGAAATCGGCACCGGCTGGGGCAGCATGGCGATTTATGCCGCACAGCAGTACGGCTGCAAGGTCACCACGACGACCTTGTCCAAAGAGCAGTTTGCCTACACTGAAAAACGCATCGAGGCCCTGGGTTTGCAGAATCAGGTGACGTTGCTGCTGGAGGACTACCGCGACCTGAGCGGGCAGTACGACAAACTGGTGTCCATCGAGATGATCGAAGCCGTGGGCCATCGCTTCCTGCCGACCTACTTCAAACAATGCGCTCAGTTGCTCAAGAGCAACGGCCTGATGTTGCTGCAAGCCATCACCATTCGCGAGCAGCGCTACGAACAGGCCAAGAGCAGCGTGGATTTCATCCAGCGCTACATTTTCCCCGGCGGCGCCCTGCCCTGCGTGCAGAAAATGCTCGAGATCGTCAGCCGCGACACCGACATGAACCTGCTGCACATGGAGGATTTCGGCCTGCATTACGCACGAACCCTGCGCCTGTGGCATGAGAACTTTCGCCGCGCCCACAGCCGCCTGACGGAAATGGGCTACGACGAATATTTCCTGCGTCTGTGGGAGTTTTACCTGTGCTACTGCGAGGGCGGCTTTATGGAGCGCACCATCGGCACCGCACAAATGCTCCTGGCCAAGCCGGCGGCCCTGACCCAGCCCCTGCTCGGGCGCTTTGATGCTTAA
- a CDS encoding DUF1365 domain-containing protein translates to MNSALYSGWIAHRRFTPKGHAFRYRIGLLYLDLSEQHEVFGLSPLAGDRWAPFAFRQQDYLREFTRHGMSLTDAVRQEVGKALGRIPLGAICLLTQARSWGLAFNPVSFFYCFEADGTLAAILCEVTNTPWRERYHYVLPAMALPAGEHQHFAVAKAFHVSPFLPRDLEYRMSFSPPAAKLGVHMADWQGELKVFDATLSLQREALNRASLHRYLWRFPWMTAKTCLAIYWQALRLLLKRTPIFSHHAAEGASRTAVGYTKDRRHEIP, encoded by the coding sequence GTGAACAGCGCCCTGTACAGCGGCTGGATCGCCCATCGGCGTTTTACGCCCAAGGGCCACGCCTTCCGCTATCGGATCGGCCTGCTGTACCTGGACCTCAGCGAACAGCACGAAGTCTTCGGCTTGTCGCCATTGGCCGGCGACCGCTGGGCGCCGTTCGCGTTTCGCCAGCAGGATTACCTGCGTGAATTTACCCGTCACGGCATGAGCTTGACCGATGCCGTACGTCAAGAAGTCGGCAAGGCCCTGGGGCGCATCCCACTGGGCGCAATCTGCCTTCTGACCCAGGCTCGCAGTTGGGGCCTGGCTTTTAATCCGGTGAGTTTCTTCTACTGCTTCGAGGCCGATGGCACCTTGGCCGCGATTCTGTGCGAAGTGACCAACACCCCGTGGCGCGAACGCTATCACTACGTGCTGCCGGCCATGGCGCTGCCTGCCGGTGAGCATCAGCACTTCGCCGTGGCCAAGGCCTTTCATGTCTCGCCATTTTTGCCCCGGGACCTGGAATACCGCATGAGCTTCAGCCCGCCCGCCGCGAAACTCGGCGTACACATGGCCGACTGGCAGGGCGAGCTGAAAGTTTTCGACGCCACCTTGAGCCTGCAACGCGAGGCGCTGAACCGCGCCAGCCTGCACCGTTACTTGTGGCGCTTTCCGTGGATGACCGCCAAGACCTGCCTGGCCATTTATTGGCAGGCCCTGCGCCTCCTGCTTAAACGCACGCCGATTTTTTCCCATCACGCCGCCGAAGGCGCTTCTCGCACCGCAGTCGGGTACACCAAGGATCGCCGCCATGAAATCCCCTAG
- the phrB gene encoding deoxyribodipyrimidine photo-lyase, whose protein sequence is MHLIWLRTDLRLHDNTALAAAAQRGPTAAVYLISPEQWLAHDDAPCKVDFWLRNLKSLSVALGELNIPLLIRHASTWDQAPQVLADLCQELSVESVHVNDEYGIHEARRDAAVAETLEARGVTFHNYLDQLFFQPGSVLTKTGTYFQVFSQFRKVCYNLLHGALPRLVATPKAQAALKLKSDPVPDHVEGFATPSEALRALWPAGEAEARRRLDQFADAQISYYKDERDFPAKPGTSQLSAYLAAGVVSPRQCLHAALQSNQGEFESGDIGAITWINELLWREFYKHILVGYPRVSRHRAFRPETEAVAWRNSPEDLKSWQEARTGLPIIDAAMRQLLETGWMHNRLRMVVAMFLTKNLLIDWREGERFFMRHLIDGDLAANNGGWQWSSSTGTDSAPYFRIFSPLSQSEKFDGEGVFIKHWLPQLAALNKKEVHNPDAVGGLFGVADYPRPIVDLKKSRERALAAFRSLPSRQAVGGGYE, encoded by the coding sequence ATGCACTTGATCTGGCTGCGCACCGACCTGCGCCTACATGACAACACCGCCCTCGCCGCCGCCGCACAGCGTGGTCCGACAGCGGCTGTCTACCTGATCAGTCCCGAGCAATGGCTGGCCCACGATGACGCGCCGTGCAAAGTCGACTTCTGGCTGCGCAACCTCAAGAGCCTGAGCGTCGCGCTGGGGGAGTTGAACATTCCTCTATTGATCCGCCATGCCTCGACCTGGGACCAGGCACCACAAGTCCTGGCAGACCTGTGCCAGGAACTGTCGGTCGAGTCGGTGCACGTCAATGACGAATACGGCATCCACGAAGCGCGCCGCGACGCCGCCGTGGCCGAGACCCTCGAAGCCCGAGGCGTTACGTTTCACAATTACCTGGACCAGTTGTTTTTCCAGCCCGGCAGCGTCCTGACCAAGACCGGCACCTACTTCCAGGTATTCAGCCAGTTTCGCAAGGTCTGCTACAACCTTCTGCACGGCGCCTTGCCGCGCCTGGTAGCGACACCCAAGGCACAGGCGGCACTCAAGCTCAAAAGCGACCCGGTCCCGGATCACGTCGAGGGCTTTGCTACCCCGAGCGAGGCCCTCCGTGCCCTGTGGCCTGCCGGCGAAGCCGAAGCCCGGCGCCGTCTCGATCAATTCGCCGACGCGCAAATCAGCTATTACAAGGACGAACGCGATTTCCCGGCCAAGCCCGGCACCAGCCAGCTTTCGGCCTACCTCGCAGCGGGCGTGGTCTCACCGCGCCAGTGCCTGCATGCCGCGCTGCAAAGCAACCAGGGTGAATTCGAAAGCGGCGACATCGGCGCGATTACCTGGATCAACGAGCTGCTGTGGCGCGAGTTCTACAAACATATCCTGGTGGGTTACCCACGGGTCTCACGCCACCGCGCGTTCCGCCCGGAGACTGAAGCCGTGGCCTGGCGCAACAGTCCGGAAGACTTGAAGTCGTGGCAGGAAGCCCGCACCGGCCTGCCGATCATCGACGCGGCCATGCGCCAATTGCTGGAAACCGGCTGGATGCACAACCGCCTGCGCATGGTGGTGGCGATGTTCCTGACTAAAAACCTGCTGATCGACTGGCGCGAAGGCGAGCGTTTTTTCATGCGTCACCTGATCGACGGCGACCTCGCGGCGAACAACGGTGGTTGGCAGTGGAGTTCGTCCACCGGCACCGACTCGGCGCCGTACTTCCGGATTTTCAGCCCCTTGAGCCAGTCGGAAAAATTCGACGGTGAAGGCGTGTTCATCAAGCATTGGCTGCCACAACTGGCAGCGCTTAACAAAAAGGAAGTGCACAACCCCGATGCCGTGGGCGGCTTGTTTGGCGTGGCGGACTACCCTCGTCCTATCGTCGATCTGAAAAAGTCGCGCGAGCGCGCGCTCGCCGCCTTCCGCAGCCTGCCTTCACGCCAGGCGGTCGGGGGTGGTTATGAGTGA
- a CDS encoding nuclear transport factor 2 family protein translates to MSDFLRRFAQTFASVDKHNLHLLDSLYSQDINFTDPLHEVHGLPALHRYFAELYDNVTQLRFDFHGFDQVTEGEGYLRWKMSFCHPRLGGGKVIRVEGCSHLLWRDKVYHHRDYFDAGALLYEHVPVLGGVVSWLKRRMG, encoded by the coding sequence ATGAGTGATTTCCTGCGCCGCTTCGCTCAGACCTTTGCCAGTGTGGACAAACACAATCTGCACCTGCTCGACAGCCTGTACAGCCAGGACATCAACTTCACCGACCCGCTGCACGAAGTGCACGGGCTGCCGGCGCTGCACCGTTATTTCGCCGAGCTGTACGACAACGTTACCCAGCTGCGTTTTGACTTCCATGGCTTCGATCAAGTGACCGAAGGCGAAGGCTACCTGCGCTGGAAAATGAGCTTCTGCCACCCACGCCTGGGCGGGGGGAAAGTGATTCGTGTCGAAGGCTGCTCGCATCTGCTGTGGCGCGACAAGGTGTACCACCATCGGGATTATTTCGACGCGGGTGCGCTGCTGTATGAACACGTGCCGGTCCTCGGCGGTGTGGTCAGTTGGCTGAAAAGGAGAATGGGATGA
- a CDS encoding acyloxyacyl hydrolase, whose product MKRWFCLAAIAAAVVGHSFSAQAAGLEFGVGSTSDSTMTYRLGLTSDWDKSWWQTDTGRVTGYWSGAYTYWDGDKRASVSSLSFSPVFVYEFAGERVKPYIEAGVGVAVFSRTRVEDNNIGQAFQFEDRLGFGLRFVGGSEVGIRATHYSNAGISSNNDGVESYSLHYTMPL is encoded by the coding sequence ATGAAGCGCTGGTTCTGTTTGGCCGCGATTGCGGCCGCTGTGGTGGGGCACTCTTTTTCAGCGCAGGCGGCAGGCCTGGAATTTGGAGTGGGGAGTACCAGCGATTCGACCATGACTTATCGGTTGGGGCTGACATCTGATTGGGATAAAAGCTGGTGGCAGACCGATACGGGCCGCGTGACCGGGTACTGGAGCGGAGCCTACACCTACTGGGACGGTGACAAGCGCGCCAGCGTCAGCAGCCTTTCGTTCTCGCCGGTTTTTGTTTATGAGTTTGCCGGGGAAAGGGTGAAACCCTACATCGAGGCTGGGGTTGGTGTGGCCGTGTTCTCCCGCACAAGGGTCGAAGACAACAACATCGGCCAGGCTTTCCAGTTTGAAGACCGACTGGGCTTTGGTCTGCGCTTTGTCGGTGGGAGTGAAGTGGGTATTCGGGCTACTCATTACTCGAATGCCGGGATCAGCAGCAATAACGATGGTGTCGAGAGCTATTCGTTGCACTACACGATGCCACTGTAA
- a CDS encoding MerR family transcriptional regulator has product MTFPLQAPVEDIAEAIEQGWLPIREVARQTGVNAVTLRAWERRYGLIVPQRTPKGHRLFSAEHVQRIHTILTWLNRGVPVSQVKSLIDTAQTASQPPEENEWHNRRQHLVQAISELAERRVDDAFNQAMALYPPRTLCEQLLLPLLRELELRWQGQFGAQMERVFFYSWLRSKFGARMYHNNRQLNGAPLLLINHSDLPLEPHLWLTAWLASSADCPVEVFDWPLPTGELALAVERLQPRAVLLYSSKTLHTSALEKLLSGFSCPKLITGPAVCIHQAELSVLTQDIPELLLAEDPLSAHQVLIQRGLI; this is encoded by the coding sequence ATGACTTTCCCCCTGCAAGCACCTGTCGAAGACATCGCCGAGGCCATCGAACAAGGCTGGCTGCCGATCCGCGAAGTGGCGCGCCAGACCGGCGTCAACGCCGTGACCCTGCGCGCCTGGGAGCGGCGTTATGGCCTGATCGTGCCCCAGCGCACGCCCAAGGGGCACCGGCTGTTCAGTGCCGAGCATGTACAACGCATCCACACCATCCTGACCTGGCTCAACCGCGGGGTGCCGGTCAGCCAGGTCAAGAGCCTGATCGACACCGCACAAACCGCCAGCCAACCGCCGGAGGAAAACGAATGGCATAACCGCCGCCAGCACCTGGTGCAGGCCATCAGCGAACTGGCCGAACGCCGGGTGGATGACGCCTTCAACCAGGCCATGGCCCTGTACCCGCCACGCACCTTGTGCGAGCAACTGTTATTGCCGTTGCTCAGGGAGCTTGAACTGCGCTGGCAGGGCCAATTCGGTGCGCAGATGGAGCGGGTGTTTTTCTATTCCTGGCTGCGCAGCAAATTCGGCGCGCGGATGTATCACAACAACCGCCAGCTCAACGGCGCGCCGTTACTGCTGATCAACCATTCCGACCTGCCGCTGGAGCCGCACCTGTGGCTCACCGCCTGGCTCGCCAGCAGCGCCGATTGCCCGGTGGAAGTCTTCGACTGGCCATTGCCGACGGGCGAACTGGCCCTGGCCGTCGAACGCCTGCAACCCCGGGCAGTACTGCTGTATTCGAGCAAGACGCTCCATACGTCGGCGCTGGAAAAACTATTGAGCGGCTTCAGTTGCCCAAAACTGATAACCGGACCAGCGGTATGCATCCATCAGGCCGAGCTGTCCGTATTAACCCAAGACATTCCTGAATTGCTCCTGGCCGAAGACCCATTGTCGGCCCATCAGGTACTGATCCAGCGTGGACTTATTTAA
- the murI gene encoding glutamate racemase — protein sequence MVKDAPIGVFDSGVGGLSVLDEIQRLLPHESLLYVADCGHIPYGEKTPAFILDRSRRVAEFFREKSAKAFVIACNTATVAAVADLRQDYPDWPLVGMEPAVKPAAAATRSGVVGVLATTGTLQSAKFAALLDRFATDVRVITQPCPGLVELIETGDLSSPALRVMLQGYVEPLIAAGCDTIILGCTHYPFLKPLLAEMLPPTIILIDTGAAVARQLQRLLSDRELLATGNPVPAQFWTSGDPEHLRKILPTLWNFPGVVRSFGL from the coding sequence ATGGTTAAGGACGCGCCGATCGGTGTGTTCGACTCCGGCGTCGGCGGCCTGTCGGTGCTGGACGAAATCCAGCGTCTGCTGCCCCATGAATCGCTGCTGTACGTAGCGGATTGCGGGCACATCCCCTACGGCGAGAAAACCCCGGCCTTCATCCTTGATCGCTCGCGACGGGTGGCGGAGTTCTTTCGTGAGAAGAGCGCCAAAGCCTTTGTGATTGCCTGCAACACGGCGACTGTTGCCGCAGTCGCCGACTTGCGCCAGGACTATCCCGACTGGCCGCTGGTAGGTATGGAGCCTGCGGTCAAACCCGCCGCCGCCGCGACCCGCAGCGGCGTGGTCGGGGTGCTGGCGACCACCGGCACCCTGCAAAGCGCCAAGTTCGCCGCCTTGCTCGACCGCTTCGCCACCGATGTTCGGGTGATCACCCAGCCGTGCCCGGGCCTGGTGGAGCTGATCGAGACCGGCGATTTGAGCAGCCCGGCCTTGCGTGTGATGTTGCAGGGTTATGTCGAGCCGTTGATCGCTGCCGGTTGCGACACCATCATCCTCGGCTGCACCCACTACCCATTCCTCAAACCACTGCTCGCCGAGATGCTCCCGCCGACGATCATTCTGATCGACACGGGCGCGGCCGTAGCGCGTCAGTTGCAACGCCTGTTAAGTGATCGCGAACTGCTGGCCACTGGCAATCCCGTGCCGGCACAGTTCTGGACCAGCGGCGATCCAGAGCATCTAAGAAAAATCCTACCTACCCTATGGAATTTTCCCGGCGTTGTGCGTAGCTTTGGCCTGTGA
- a CDS encoding SDR family NAD(P)-dependent oxidoreductase: protein MNLMPPRRYWLTGASSGIGAELAKALLESGAHVAVSSRSKEPLEQLAQQYPGQVLVVAGDLTNSQTVREIGEHIGVAWGSLDTVILNAGTCEYVDARQFDSSIIEHVVRTNLLASSYCIEAALPLLRAGHTPHLVGVASAVTYLPMPRAEAYGASKAGLRYLFESLRIDLSPEGIDVTVVSPGFVDTPLTARNDFPMPLSWPADKAARHIFAKLQNRPLEIAFPALFIAALWPLSKLPNRAKLIIGKRMLRSPPPRKDNL, encoded by the coding sequence ATGAACCTTATGCCGCCCCGTCGTTATTGGCTGACCGGTGCCAGCAGTGGCATCGGTGCCGAACTGGCCAAGGCGCTGCTCGAAAGCGGTGCCCATGTGGCTGTCAGTTCCCGCTCCAAAGAGCCGCTGGAACAGCTCGCCCAACAATACCCCGGGCAAGTGCTGGTGGTAGCGGGCGACCTGACCAACAGCCAGACCGTGCGCGAAATCGGCGAGCATATCGGCGTGGCCTGGGGCTCGCTGGACACCGTGATCCTGAATGCCGGCACCTGCGAATACGTGGACGCCAGGCAGTTCGATTCCTCGATCATCGAGCACGTAGTGCGCACCAACCTGCTGGCCAGCAGTTACTGCATCGAAGCCGCCCTGCCGCTGTTGCGGGCCGGCCACACACCGCACCTGGTCGGCGTCGCCAGCGCCGTGACCTACCTGCCAATGCCCAGGGCTGAAGCTTATGGTGCCTCCAAGGCGGGACTGCGTTATCTGTTCGAATCCCTGCGCATCGACCTGTCGCCCGAGGGCATTGACGTCACCGTGGTCAGCCCGGGCTTCGTCGATACACCGCTGACCGCCCGCAATGACTTCCCGATGCCCTTGAGCTGGCCGGCGGACAAAGCCGCGCGACATATCTTCGCCAAGCTGCAAAACCGGCCCTTGGAAATTGCTTTTCCGGCCCTGTTTATTGCCGCGCTGTGGCCGCTGTCGAAACTGCCGAACCGCGCCAAGCTGATCATTGGCAAACGCATGTTGCGCAGTCCGCCGCCGCGCAAGGACAACCTGTGA
- a CDS encoding DUF2878 domain-containing protein, with product MLKPLANAVLFQCGWFACVLGGDSLWLLVGLAVLVIHLLWISSWSAEGQVILAVTLLGTVIDTVLRAFGVFHFSLPGPLAPLWLILLWALLATTLRHCMAWSAQPWWRASLLGAVGGPLSYYAGSQLAGVSFGYGTVPTVIGLALLWGMIFPLLHWVARQLAH from the coding sequence ATGCTTAAACCGCTGGCAAATGCCGTGCTGTTCCAGTGCGGTTGGTTTGCCTGTGTGTTGGGCGGCGACAGTCTGTGGCTGTTGGTGGGGTTGGCGGTGCTGGTAATCCACCTGCTGTGGATAAGTTCGTGGTCAGCGGAAGGCCAGGTGATTCTTGCCGTCACCTTGTTGGGCACCGTGATCGACACCGTGCTACGTGCATTCGGCGTGTTTCATTTCAGCCTGCCCGGGCCGTTGGCGCCATTGTGGCTGATCCTGTTGTGGGCATTGCTGGCGACCACGCTGCGCCATTGCATGGCCTGGAGCGCGCAGCCCTGGTGGCGTGCGAGTTTATTGGGGGCGGTGGGCGGGCCGTTGTCCTATTACGCGGGCAGCCAACTGGCCGGGGTGAGTTTCGGCTATGGCACCGTGCCGACAGTCATCGGCCTGGCGTTACTCTGGGGGATGATTTTTCCATTGTTGCATTGGGTCGCCAGGCAGTTGGCACATTGA
- a CDS encoding NAD(P)/FAD-dependent oxidoreductase: MKIAIIGSGIAGLTSAYLLSRRHDITLFEAGDRIGGHTHTVSVTVDGKSYAVDTGFIVFNNWTYPNFIKLLGQIGVTFKPTEMSFSVCDPNAGFEYNGNNLNSLFAQRRNMLSPGFWGMLRDILRFNRQAPLDLQEQRISAEMTLGEYLQTGGYGQRFIQHYIVPMGAAIWSMSLADMLGFPLQFFVRFFKNHGLLSVSNRPQWCVIEGGSSRYIEPLTQSFREKIRLNCSVTRVERTPIGVVIHSAAGSEAFDKVVFACHSDQALGLLGDASLAEQQILGALPYADNDVVLHTDTRLLPDRKLAWASWNYRLDSSTQKQAAVTYDMNILQGIDSTTTFCVSLNQTAMINPLKVLSRYTYAHPQYSLAAVAAQARWEELHGTQHTYYCGAYWANGFHEDGVVSALRVAKAFGETL; encoded by the coding sequence GTGAAGATCGCCATTATCGGCAGCGGCATTGCCGGACTGACCAGTGCCTACCTGCTCAGCCGCCGCCACGACATCACCCTGTTCGAAGCGGGCGACCGCATCGGCGGGCACACCCACACGGTGAGTGTCACGGTGGATGGCAAAAGCTACGCAGTGGACACCGGCTTCATCGTGTTCAACAACTGGACCTACCCTAACTTCATCAAGTTGCTGGGGCAGATCGGTGTGACGTTCAAACCCACCGAAATGAGTTTTTCGGTGTGCGACCCGAACGCCGGGTTTGAGTACAACGGCAACAACCTCAACAGCCTGTTCGCCCAGCGCCGCAATATGCTGTCGCCGGGGTTCTGGGGCATGTTGCGCGACATCCTGCGCTTCAACCGCCAGGCACCGCTGGACTTGCAAGAGCAACGCATCAGCGCCGAGATGACCCTGGGCGAGTACCTGCAAACGGGCGGCTACGGCCAGCGATTTATCCAGCACTACATCGTGCCGATGGGCGCGGCGATCTGGTCGATGTCCCTGGCTGACATGCTCGGGTTTCCCCTGCAATTCTTCGTGCGGTTCTTCAAGAACCACGGCTTGCTATCGGTGAGTAACCGCCCACAGTGGTGCGTGATCGAAGGCGGCTCCAGCCGTTATATCGAACCGCTGACCCAGTCCTTCCGTGAAAAAATTCGCCTCAATTGCTCCGTCACCCGGGTAGAGCGCACACCGATCGGCGTGGTTATCCACAGCGCGGCAGGCAGCGAGGCATTCGACAAAGTCGTGTTCGCCTGCCACAGCGACCAGGCCCTGGGGTTGCTGGGGGATGCGAGCCTGGCCGAGCAACAGATCCTCGGCGCCTTGCCCTACGCCGACAACGACGTAGTCCTGCACACCGACACCCGCTTGCTGCCCGACCGTAAATTGGCTTGGGCCAGCTGGAATTACCGCCTGGACAGCAGCACGCAAAAACAGGCTGCCGTGACCTACGACATGAACATCCTGCAGGGCATCGACAGCACCACCACCTTTTGCGTCAGCCTCAACCAGACGGCGATGATTAACCCGCTCAAAGTCCTCTCCCGCTACACCTATGCCCACCCGCAATACAGCCTGGCCGCCGTGGCCGCTCAAGCGCGCTGGGAAGAATTGCACGGCACGCAGCACACCTATTATTGCGGCGCGTATTGGGCCAACGGTTTCCACGAAGACGGCGTGGTCAGCGCGTTGCGGGTGGCCAAGGCATTTGGGGAAACCCTGTGA